The window aagaggctggaatcagagaattttggcatttttttcagtaataCTTTATTTTACGGGTCTGCTCATTTCATAATAATTTCATGTGAAGTAGATGATAATAAGCAAGTCATTTCCAACTTCTGCCTAATTTCCGCTGATCATGACAGCTTAACCTCCAAATAGTTTCTGTCTAACTTCTGCAGGCCAGTAAACtgaagtacatttttttaaccttttataTTGTCACCAATTTCTGTATAATTTCAGCAGATCCGTCCAACTTTGTAACAAATtgtgtaaatgtcttttttttattgaaagccACCATAAATTGCtaattacagagaaatacaactTCATAATCAAGAATCAAGTAACTAATTGCCCATTTTCAAAGTCTCATTCCTTGCCTATGAAAGACTTGATTCAAATGGATTTGTTGCAATACGATATAGAACTCAATTAAACAATCCTTAAATTATACAATTTTTATAGGTTTCCAGTGAGCTGATACCTGCTGGCCCCTCTGACATCATTATTGAACCCCTTTGCAGCTTGCTAGACGTTCTTGTGTCTTTAACCAAGAGTTAACTCTAATTTGAAAAGCAGAACCCACGTTTCCTGAAAATGCTGAaaccacaaacacttttttgtattaaatgttCCCCTTTAAAGAATGCAGGCAGTCCTCAAGGGGGGTTAATTTCTTCATCTGCAGCCAGAGAGGTATCACGGATCTCAAGATGCCATGCGACTTCAATGGAACTCTGCTGAGCAGCGTGCTCCCTCCTCTGTTGATAACAGAGTTTGTTCTTGGAGTCCTTGGCAATGGTTTGGCTCTCTGGATCTTCTGCTTCCACCTGAAGCCCTGGAAGAGCAGCACGGTGTTATTCTTCAACCTGGCGATGGCTGACTTTCTGCTCAGTTTGGCTTTGCCTTTCCGTGCCAGCTACTACATCTCTGGGATCAAGTGGATGTTTGGAGACCCTTTCTGCAACTTCTGCCTCTTCATGTTGGCAATGAACCGCAGTGGAAGTGCCTTCTTCTTGATGGCTATCGCTCTGGACAGGTACATGCGTGTGGTGCATCCTCATCATCCCATCAACTACTTGAGTGTCTCCAAAGCTGTATGCGGAGCAGTTGCACTGTGGTTGCTCACCGTTTCTATGACTGCTCATGTCTTCACTTTggaacacaacaacacagataaGTGTGAGAGCTTCATGATTAAGGCTGCACCTGACTACAGTCTCACCTGGCATAaatttgcatttctgttttccttctATATGCCTCTGCTTGTGATGGTCTTCTGCACAGTGCGCATTATTGTCCATCTGAGAGGGAGACAGCTGGCACAGAATCCAAAGATCAAGAAGGCTCTGTGCGCCATCACAGTGGTGTTGGTACTCTTTATTATTTGCTTCCTCCCAAGCAACATCGTACAGCTGCTGATTTGGATCAAGACTGAAAAGGAAGCCAAGACCCTCCTTAAATCTGAAATCTGTCCAAAAATGGAGTACCTGACCTCCGCATTTTACATCACCATCAGCATGACCTATCTCAACACCGTGTTGGATCCTGTGGTCTACTACTTCTCCAGCTCTGTCTTCAAGAACTTCTGCAGGAAAGCTCTTCATCTGCCCCAATCAGCTGTTGCTGAaagcacagagaggaaaacccGAGAAACAGGCTCCCAGTCACTCAGCCAGCTTTGATCAAAAAGTCACAGTCAAGCATGAGAGTGCAGCTCGGTAGCTATAAATCTGATCAAAAGAGACACATTTCTCTTAAAGGTCTCATGTAAGTGCTACAGCGATGTTATATTTACTTCTCATATACAGTGGTTATCCAGTGTATATTAactgcactttttaaaataatcctGGTAATTGCTTTTGCAAAACATATGTAATTGTAAAgttgtgaaatattttgacaaaagatgttatttttacTTCTCTTTATATTGACTGCACCTTTCTAAATATTGCTTTTGCAAAAACATATTATTGCATAAGTGAAATGATTTATGTACTTAATATTTACACCAAGCTACACCttaaaaacatctgctgtgttgttgttattgaaGTCCAGGACATGAATCACTTTTTTTCGTACTTATGACTTTATGTACAATGTATTACCTTGTAACTATAAatataatcaaaacaaaatatctcCTTGTTTCTTACATTTGCAGTAAAAAACAATACATGCGAATGGTGAGAATGTTTATCTGAAAATTGGATGTTGTCTTCTTTTATGTGGCTTGTGGGTTAGAGAAACCATTTTTCTTAGTTAGTGGACGTCCACCTGTTGGATCACAGACAGCGAAGCCTTTAATTCAAACTTAATGAATGAGTGAAAAAGAGTTGAGTTGTAGAATCATGTGACATGGAAAACAGGACAACACTTACTTGTGTTATATGTaatatcaaaaaatatatataatttaaagtGACCCTCctctaaaaaatgtttttctttttacttttcccacagttggatgtttgagcttcactgtgcagaatgatgtatgtgcagagtttgacactagaaggctgttttcacctttatctgttgaaagtggaaagtttctctgtgcttattgaaaatcagattttaaggaGTGGGCCCATGAGCATGATTTGTTTGAAGGAATTTaacatggtaattatacttttttgtggaaaaatcattatagacacacattattgttccaagcaaagtatttttatatttctttatatatgtctggaagggatctttaaaggacaggttcagaGTGTTTCAagtccatcttaaaacaacagtcaggtgcccaaatgaacattgaaatagttttttcgagccataatcattcctcctgttcatactgacccttagaagatcccttcataatgaacttACTCTCGACCAACAATCAACAATCCAACGAtgctcagtttactgtcacagaagactgaaaaaaaaaaagaaaatatttatttgtattatattatattcatttaagaggctggaatcaaagaattttggcatttttttcagtaatactttattttacaagtcTGCTGGTTTCGTAATAATTTCATGTGAAGTAGATGATAATAAGCAAGTCATTTCCAACTTCTGCCTAATTTCCACTGATCATGACAGCTTAACCTCCAAATAGTTTCTGTCTAACTTCTGCAGGCCAGTAAACGgaagtacatttttttaaccttttataTTGTCACCAATTTCTGTATAATTTCAGCAGATCCGTCCAACTTTGTAACAAATtgtgtaaatgtcttttttttattgaaagccACCATAAATTGCtaattacagagaaatacaactTCATAATCAAGAATCAAGTAACTAATTGCCCATTTTCAAAGTCTCATTCCTTGCCTATGAAAGACTTGATTCAAATGGATTTGTTGCAATACGATATAGAACTCAATTAAACAATCCTTAAATTATACAATTTTTATAGGTTTCCAGTGAGCTGATACCTGCTGGCCCCTCTGACATCATTATTGAACCCCTTTGCAGCTTGCTAGACGTTCTTGTGTCTTTAACCAAGAGTTAACTCTAATTTGAAAAGCAGAACCCACGTTTCCTGAGAATGCTGAaaccacaaacacttttttgtaTTAGATGTTCCCCTTCAAAGAATGTAGGCAGTCCTCAAGCGGGGTTAATTTCTTCATCTGCAGCCAGAGAGGTATCACGGATCTCAAGATGCCATGCAACTTCAATGGAACTCTGCTGAGCAGCGTGCTCCCTCCTCTGTTGATAACAGAGTTTGTTCTTGGAGTCCTTGGCAATGGTTTGGCTCTCTGGATCTTCTGCTTCCACCTGAAGCCCTGGAAGAGCAGCACGGTGTTACTCTTCAACCTGGCGATGGCTGACTTTCTGCTCAGTTTGACTTTGCCTTTCCATGCCAGCTACTACATCTCTGGGATCAAGTTGATGTTTGGAGACCCTTTCTGCAACTTCTGCCACTTCATGTTGGCAATGAACCGCAGTGGAAGTCCCTTCTTCTTGATGGCTATCGCTCTGGACAGGTACATGCGTGTGGTGCATCCTCATCATCCCATCAACTACTTGAGTGTCTCCAAAGCTGTATGCGGAGCAGTTGCACTGTGGTTGCTCACCATTTCTATGACTGCTCATGTCTTCACTTTGGAACACAACAACACGGATAAGTGTGAGAGCTTCGTGATTAAGGCTGCATCTGACTACAGTCTCACCTGGTATAAATTTGCGTTTCTGTTTTCCTTCTATATGCCTCTGCTTGTGATGGTCTTCTGCACAGTGCGCATTATTGTCCATCTGAGAGGGAGACAGCTGGGGCAGAATCCAAAGATCAAGAAGGCTCTGTGCTTCGTCACAGTGGTGTTGGTACTCTTTATTATTTGCTTCCTCCCAAGCAACATCGTACAGCTTCTGATTTGGATCAAGACCCAACAGGTAATCAAGACCCACCCTGAATCTGAAATCTGTCCAAAAATGGAGTACCTGACCTCCGCATTTTACATCACCATCAGCATGATCCATCTCAACACCGTGTTGGATCCTGTGGTCTACTACTTCTCCAGCTCTGTCTTCAAGAACTTCTGCAGGAAAGCTCTTCATCTGCCCAAATCAGCTGTTGCTGAAagtacagagaggaaaaccCGAGAAACAGGCTCCCAGTCGCTCAGCCAGCTTTGATCAAGAAGTCACAGTTAAGCATGAGAGTGCAGCTCGGTAGCTAAAAATCTGATCAAAAGAGACACATTTCTCTTAAAGGTCTCATGTAAGTGCTACAGCGATGTTATATTTACTTCTCATATACAGTAGTTATCCAGTGTATATTAac is drawn from Thunnus albacares chromosome 2, fThuAlb1.1, whole genome shotgun sequence and contains these coding sequences:
- the LOC122970743 gene encoding hydroxycarboxylic acid receptor 3-like → MFPFKECRQSSRGVNFFICSQRGITDLKMPCDFNGTLLSSVLPPLLITEFVLGVLGNGLALWIFCFHLKPWKSSTVLFFNLAMADFLLSLALPFRASYYISGIKWMFGDPFCNFCLFMLAMNRSGSAFFLMAIALDRYMRVVHPHHPINYLSVSKAVCGAVALWLLTVSMTAHVFTLEHNNTDKCESFMIKAAPDYSLTWHKFAFLFSFYMPLLVMVFCTVRIIVHLRGRQLAQNPKIKKALCAITVVLVLFIICFLPSNIVQLLIWIKTEKEAKTLLKSEICPKMEYLTSAFYITISMTYLNTVLDPVVYYFSSSVFKNFCRKALHLPQSAVAESTERKTRETGSQSLSQL
- the LOC122970760 gene encoding hydroxycarboxylic acid receptor 3-like codes for the protein MPCNFNGTLLSSVLPPLLITEFVLGVLGNGLALWIFCFHLKPWKSSTVLLFNLAMADFLLSLTLPFHASYYISGIKLMFGDPFCNFCHFMLAMNRSGSPFFLMAIALDRYMRVVHPHHPINYLSVSKAVCGAVALWLLTISMTAHVFTLEHNNTDKCESFVIKAASDYSLTWYKFAFLFSFYMPLLVMVFCTVRIIVHLRGRQLGQNPKIKKALCFVTVVLVLFIICFLPSNIVQLLIWIKTQQVIKTHPESEICPKMEYLTSAFYITISMIHLNTVLDPVVYYFSSSVFKNFCRKALHLPKSAVAESTERKTRETGSQSLSQL